One Candidatus Aminicenantes bacterium DNA segment encodes these proteins:
- a CDS encoding HAMP domain-containing histidine kinase, translating into MTGSSLDPPAVKDFFPAVSFNETDPIVLREICDSIPIGIIAIDPGTTLPTFANRHFLTFSSAQQKQIVGHVLRRLHHESATEPAMPLNEEIEIRENDHRNIFGFTIYPVRKDMIVVFVSDIASKSILMQSRQDNLFFDRFSEMVAEVAHEIGNPLTGITTILQVLRLNIAGWPREKIDDYLHRCISEIDRLNAFLNRIRDISGEAALDIQPVVLRDLLMSVYERNRVRFEIRKVAFHCRVDSDICVRVDEGALYRILLNLVNNSLNFLKAGQEVNVYLESVDQSFISLVFSNNGPSIPEEDLDRIFLPFFTTRETGEGIGLTISLKLITRMGGLMSATPPLEGQNGARFVIHIPRGDCP; encoded by the coding sequence ATGACTGGTTCGTCCCTGGATCCACCTGCAGTCAAGGATTTTTTCCCGGCCGTGTCTTTCAATGAAACCGACCCCATTGTTTTGCGTGAGATCTGCGATTCCATTCCGATCGGAATCATTGCCATTGATCCGGGAACGACATTGCCTACATTCGCCAACCGTCATTTCCTGACGTTTTCTTCTGCTCAGCAAAAGCAGATTGTCGGTCACGTTCTCAGGCGCCTCCACCATGAATCGGCCACGGAACCCGCCATGCCTTTGAATGAAGAGATTGAGATCAGGGAGAACGATCATCGCAACATATTCGGGTTTACCATTTATCCGGTTCGTAAAGATATGATCGTTGTATTCGTTTCGGATATTGCATCCAAGTCCATTCTGATGCAGAGTCGTCAGGATAACCTGTTTTTTGATCGCTTTTCCGAGATGGTGGCGGAGGTGGCCCATGAAATCGGCAATCCCCTGACCGGAATCACCACGATCCTGCAGGTGTTGAGACTGAACATCGCCGGCTGGCCACGAGAAAAGATCGATGATTACCTGCATCGGTGCATCAGTGAGATTGACCGGCTCAATGCATTCCTCAACCGGATTCGGGATATCTCCGGAGAAGCTGCGCTGGACATTCAACCGGTGGTTTTGCGGGACCTCCTGATGAGTGTCTATGAGCGCAATCGTGTTCGTTTCGAGATTCGAAAGGTGGCTTTCCATTGCCGGGTGGACAGTGATATCTGTGTGCGTGTCGATGAGGGGGCCTTGTACAGAATCCTGCTCAACCTGGTGAACAATTCACTTAATTTTTTGAAAGCCGGGCAGGAAGTCAACGTTTACCTGGAAAGTGTGGATCAGAGTTTTATCAGCCTTGTCTTCAGCAACAACGGCCCTTCCATTCCGGAAGAGGACTTGGATCGGATCTTTTTACCTTTTTTCACGACCCGTGAAACGGGCGAAGGTATCGGCCTGACCATTTCGCTGAAGCTGATCACTCGTATGGGCGGGCTGATGTCGGCCACGCCGCCACTGGAAGGACAAAATGGAGCTCGTTTCGTGATTCATATCCCCCGGGGGGATTGCCCTTGA
- a CDS encoding response regulator — protein sequence MAKKLLLVDDEKVFLEGLQEGLAKQEGIFETDIAFSVDEAIRKCKKNRYNLVVSDIRMPGKSGLDLFVHLRKKKFKGDFIAMTAYGTVEVLNRIRQLGGLDIIIKPFNLEWFTQKILDFFVEKQGLSGNIDSIDITSLLQMINLERKTLAVRIDINDHTGHIFFKKGEIINAEFGELTGLKAAQKLLKLNQGRFSLEPAAADVEHSIDMPFMVLLMNAMKEIDENPIQLSLDEIMGDEKEKTMNVRLLEKAVDVLKEDMGEGLLATDIFGAHDGQSLAGWNSNPKACALMGEITLSNNKALKGAGFPPLGRYFILDLVDDKMVVVITMGDFLWGMLVDTNKAKLGLLLNIAIPKAIDTFEEAIAG from the coding sequence ATGGCAAAGAAACTCTTACTGGTCGATGATGAAAAAGTGTTCCTGGAAGGGCTTCAGGAGGGCCTGGCCAAACAAGAGGGGATATTTGAGACCGATATCGCTTTCTCCGTGGACGAGGCCATCCGCAAGTGCAAAAAGAACCGCTACAATCTGGTTGTCTCCGACATCCGTATGCCCGGCAAAAGCGGACTGGATTTGTTCGTCCACCTGCGTAAAAAGAAGTTCAAGGGCGATTTCATCGCCATGACCGCTTACGGAACGGTGGAAGTACTCAATCGCATCCGCCAACTGGGTGGACTGGACATCATCATCAAGCCCTTCAACCTGGAGTGGTTTACCCAGAAAATCCTGGATTTCTTTGTCGAGAAACAGGGATTGTCCGGAAATATAGACTCGATCGACATCACCTCGCTGTTGCAGATGATCAACCTGGAGCGAAAGACCCTTGCCGTCAGGATCGACATTAATGACCATACCGGCCATATCTTTTTTAAAAAAGGCGAAATCATCAATGCCGAATTCGGTGAACTGACCGGACTGAAGGCCGCCCAGAAACTGCTGAAACTGAACCAGGGGCGCTTTTCCCTGGAGCCGGCGGCGGCGGATGTTGAACACAGTATCGACATGCCCTTCATGGTGTTGCTGATGAACGCCATGAAGGAAATCGATGAAAATCCCATACAACTGTCCCTTGATGAGATCATGGGGGACGAAAAGGAGAAAACCATGAATGTAAGACTATTGGAAAAAGCGGTCGATGTTTTGAAAGAAGACATGGGTGAAGGCCTGCTGGCAACCGACATCTTTGGGGCTCATGACGGACAGAGCCTGGCCGGCTGGAATTCCAATCCCAAAGCTTGCGCCCTGATGGGCGAGATCACCCTTTCCAACAACAAGGCCCTTAAAGGAGCCGGATTCCCCCCTTTGGGCCGTTATTTTATCTTGGACCTGGTCGATGACAAGATGGTAGTCGTTATTACCATGGGCGATTTCCTTTGGGGAATGCTGGTAGACACAAATAAAGCCAAACTGGGGCTGCTGTTGAACATCGCCATCCCCAAGGCCATCGACACGTTTGAAGAAGCCATCGCCGGCTGA